One window from the genome of Vidua chalybeata isolate OUT-0048 chromosome 3, bVidCha1 merged haplotype, whole genome shotgun sequence encodes:
- the CTSB gene encoding cathepsin B: MWPPVSLLCVLVAFANARSIPYFPPLSDDLVNHINKLNTTWKAGHNFHNADMSYVKKLCGTFLGGPKLPERVDFAADVELPDNFDSRTQWPNCPTISEIRDQGSCGSCWAFGAVEAISDRICVHTNAKVSVEVSAEDLLSCCGFECGMGCNGGYPSGAWRYWTERGLVSGGLYDSHVGCRPYSIPPCEHHVNGTRPPCTGEGGSTPRCSRHCEPGYSPSYKEDKHYGITSYGVPRSEKEIMAEIYKNGPVEGAFIVYEDFLMYKSGVYQHVSGEQVGGHAIRILGWGVENDTPYWLVANSWNTDWGENGFFKILRGDDHCGIESEVVAGIPRTEQYWKRM, translated from the exons ATGTGGCCACCCGTGTCCCTCCTGTGTGTCCTGGTGGCCTTTGCCAACGCTCGCAGCATTCCTTacttccctcctctctctgaTGACCTGGTCAACCACATAAACAAGCTCAACACCACCTGGAAG GCAGGACACAACTTCCACAATGCTGACATGAGCTATGTGAAGAAGCTCTGTGGCACCTTCCTGGGTGGGCCCAAGCTCCCCGAGAG GGTGGATTTTGCTGCAGACGTGGAGCTGCCCGATAACTTCGACTCGCGGACGCAGTGGCCCAACTGTCCCACCATCAGCGAGATAAGAGACCAGGGctcctgtggctcctgctgg GCTTTTGGCGCCGTGGAAGCGATTTCAGACCGGATCTGTGTCCACACCAACGCCAAGGTCAGCGTGGAGGTCTCAGCTGAGGACCTGCTGTCGTGCTGTGGCTTTGAGTGTGGCATGGG GTGCAATGGTGGTTACCCCTCTGGTGCGTGGAGGTACTGGACAGAGAGGGGCCTCGTGTCCGGGGGTCTCTACGATTCCCACGTGG GCTGCCGGCCCTACTCCATCCCACCGTGCGAGCACCACGTCAACGGCACGCGGCCCCCCTGCaccggggagggagggagcaccCCGAGATGCAGCCGGCACTGTGAGCCTGGCTACTCGCCCTCATACAAGGAGGACAAGCACTATG gCATCACGTCCTACGGTGTCCCTCGCAGTGAGAAGGAAATCATGGCTGAGATCTACAAGAACGGCCCAGTGGAAGGAGCCTTCATTGTCTACGAGGATTTCCTGATGTACAAATctg GGGTCTACCAGCACGTGTCTGGGGAGCAGGTGGGAGGCCACGCCATCCGCATCCTGGGCTGGGGCGTGGAGAACGACACTCCCTACTGGCTGGTGGCCAACTCCTGGAACACCGACTGGGGGGAGAATG GTTTTTTCAAAATCTTGCGAGGAGATGACCACTGCGGCATCGAGTCCGAGGTTGTGGCCGGCATCCCCAGGACGGAGCAGTACTGGAAGAGGATGTAA
- the FDFT1 gene encoding squalene synthase, whose product MELLRKWLGHPEDIYNLLRFKMGGYRAVMPRMDTDSLGCGLRTCYRYLNQTSRSFAAVIQALDGELRHAVCIFYLVLRALDTVEDDMSIPLDVKVPMLHEFHSHLYQPDWKYTESKEKDRQVLEDFPTISMEFRNLSKVYQDVISDICHKMGVGMAEFLEKKVDSQREWDEYCHYVAGLVGIGLSRLFSASELEDSIVGQDTDLANSMGLFLQKTNIIRDYLEDQLEGREFWPREVWSRYAKKLSDFAKPENIDMAVQCLNELITNALHHVPDVLTYLSRLKNQSVFNFCAIPQVMAIATLAACYNNQQVFRGVVKIRKGQAVTLMMDATNIQAVKAIMYQYVEEIYQKIPSTDPSSNKTQQVIASIRAMSLPGSPMASRHHYSPIYLSCAMLLAALSWQYLSTLSKATEEYVQAGDN is encoded by the exons GACTCGCTGGGATGTGGCCTCCGCACCTGCTACCGGTACCTCAACCAGACCAGCCGCAGCTTCGCCGCCGTCATCCAGGCTCTGGATGGAGAGCTGCG ACATGCAGTCTGTATATTCTACCTAGTTCTCCGTGCCCTGGACACTGTAGAGGATGACATGAGCATCCCCTTGGATGTCAAGGTCCCGATGCTGCACGAGTTCCACTCCCATCTCTACCAGCCAGACTGGAAGTACACAGAGAGCAAGGAGAAGGACCGGCAGGTGCTGGAAGACTTCCCAACG ATCTCCATGGAGTTCAGAAACCTGTCCAAGGTCTACCAGGATGTGATTTCGGATATTTGTCACAAGATGGGCGTTGGGATGGCAGAGTTCTTGGAGAAAAAGGTGGATTCTCAGCGTGAGTGGGATGAG TATTGTCACTACGTTGCTGGGCTGGTGGGGATTGGCCTTTCCCGTCTCTTCTCTGCATCAGAGCTGGAAGATTCCATCGTGGGGCAGGACACAGATCTGGCAAACTCCATGGGCCTCTTCCTACAGAAAACCAACATCATCCGTGACTATCTGGAGGAccagctggagggaagggagtTCTGGCCCAGAGAG GTTTGGAGCAGATATGCCAAGAAGCTCTCGGACTTTGCCAAGCCAGAGAACATTGACATGGCTGTGCAGTGCCTCAATGAGCTCATCACCAACGCCCTCCACCACGTCCCCGACGTCCTCACCTACCTGTCCCGCCTCAAAAACCAAAGTGTCTTCAACTTCTGCGCTATCCCCCAG GTGATGGCCATTGCCACGCTGGCTGCCTGCTACAACAACCAGCAGGTGTTCAGGGGGGTGGTGAAGATCCGCAAGGGCCAGGCCGTCACCCTCATGATGGATGCCACCAACATCCAAGCTGTCAAAGCCATCATGTACCAGTATGTGGAAGAG ATCTACCAGAAGATCCCGAGCACGGACCCCTCGTCCAACAAGACGCAGCAGGTCATCGCCTCCATCCGCGCCATGAGCCTGCCCGGCAGCCCCATGGCCTCCCGCCACCACTACTCCCCCATCTACCTGTCCTGTGCCATGCTCCTggcagccctgagctggcagTACCTCAGCACCCTCTCCAAGGCCACCGAGGAGTACGTGCAGGCAGGAGACAACTGA